The genomic segment AGTGGTAATGAAAACGAGATAAAATTACCATCACAACTGCCAAATTTTGTCTTTTTAAGAAAGGAATTTTAATGAAATTTGTATCTATAATGATGGGTAGCAAGAGTGATTATGATATAGTTAGTGAAGCGACTAGAATGTTTGATAAGTTTGGGATTAAATATGAACTTATAATTACTTCAGCACATAGAAGCCCTGAAAGAACTCAAGAGTACATAAAACAAGCTGAGGAAAAAGGAGTTCAAGTATTTATAGCTGCTGCTGGAATGGCTGCTCATCTTGCTGGTGCTGTTGCTGCAAATACTACAAAACCAGTTATAGGTGTTCCTATGGATGCTAGTGCTTTAAATGGTGTTGATGCTCTTTATTCTACTGTTCAAATGCCAAGTGGTATGCCAGTAGCAACACTTGCTATAGGCAAAGCAGGTATTATAAACTCAGTATATTTGGCTATGCAAATTTTAGCTTTAAATGATGATGATCTAGCAAAAAAACTAAAAGATGATAGAGAGGCAAAAAAAGAGGCTTTAAAACAAGATTCTGCTAAAGTCGAGGTTATGCTTTAAGGAGGCAAAATGCAGACATTTTTAAAAATAGATGAATTTTGCAAATTAGTTCATCTAAACCGTGAAGTTATAGATGAGATGATACAAAGAGGTGTTCTAAATACTCGCAAAGATGGAGATGAGATATACATAGAGGCTAGTCAAGGGACTATGAGTATTGTTCCATCTTCAAATGCAAATTTGACTCAAAATATGCAAGCTTTACCAGGAGAGAGCTTTGTTGAAAAGACAATAGGAACTATATTAAATCTACATGAAAAAGTTTTGGATGCAAAAGATGAAACCTTAGAAACATTAAAAAATGAAAATAAATTTTTAAAAGAAGCTCTTTTTTCTATGCAAGAACTTTATGATGAAGATAGAAAAAGTATACAGACATTAACCACTCAACTTAAAATTTCTCAAGATGAGGTTGAATTTTTAAAAAGAAAATATAAATTGATGTGGAATAAAGCTGTTGATAATTTTAAGGAAACCTAAAACAACATAGACTTTTCTAATTTGCATATTGAATAAAATCAAGTTATAGACTATGATTTTACTATAAAAATTTGTTTAGAATTTAAATATTTGAATTTCTAATTAATATATTTATAAAATAAAGGTAACAAATGATAACTTTTTCAGAGATTATTTTAAACTTGCAAAGCTATTGGCAGGAAAATGGTTGCGTGATACTTCAGCCTTATGATATGCCCGCTGGTGCCGGAACTTATCATCAGGCTACTTTTTTAAGAAGCCTTGGTAAAAAACCATGGGCAGCTGCCTATGTAGCTCCATCTCGCCGTCCAACAGATGGAAGATATGGCGAAAATCCAAATCGTTTGGGGGCTTATTATCAATTTCAGGTTTTAATAAAGCCAAGCCCTGAAAACATACAAGAGTTATATTTAAAAAGCTTAGAGAGACTAGGACTTGATCTTAAAAAACATGATATTCGTTTTGTAGAAGATAACTGGGAGAGTCCTACACTTGGTGCTTGGGGTCTTGGTTGGGAAGTATGGCTTGATGGTATGGAAGTTACTCAATTTACATATTTTCAACAAGTTGGCGGCATAGCTTGCGAGCTTGTTAGCGGAGAGATAACATATGGTCTTGAGCGTTTGGCTATGTATTTGCAAAACAAAGATAATGTATATGATATAGTTTGGGATGATAAAAACAATCTAGTAACTTATGGAGATGTTCATAAGCAAGGCGAGTATGAATGGAGTAAATATAATTTTGAAGTTGCTGATGTAAATATGCTTTTTGCTCAATTTGATAATGCTTTCAATGAATGCAAACGAGCTTTGGATGCAGAGATAGCTCTTCCTGCTTATGATTATTGTATGCTTGCAGCACATACTTTTAATGTTCTTGATGCAAGAGGCGCTATAAGTGTAACACAAAGGCAAGATTATATTTTAAAAATTCGTGAACTTGCAAAAAGTTGCGCTTTGACATATTTAAAATCTCAAGAACAAAAATGAAAATAAAAGAAATTTATGATATTTTAAATCAAATTGCACCTTTTGAATCCCAAGAAAAATGGGATAATAGTGGCGTATTGATAGGAAATATGCAAAGCGAGTTTGAAAGAATTTATTTAAGCTTGGATTTAGATAGCGAGCTTATAGATGAAGTTTTGCCAAATTCTTTGATTATTACTCATCATCCTTTGATTTTTAGGGGGCTAAAAAATATTAGCTTGGATGCATATCCAAGTAGTATTATTGCAAAAATGATAACAAAAAATATTACTCTGATTAGTATGCATACAAATTATGACAAATTTGTTTTGAATGAATACTTTACAAAAGATATCTTGGGTTTTGATATAGTAAAAAAAGATGATTTTTTGATATATTGTGATGTTGATTTTAAATTTAGCGAGCTTGTGGATTTTGTAAAGCAAAAGCTTGATATTAAGCAAATCAAAACAACTTTTGTCAAGCAAGATATAAAAAATGTAGCAATTTGCACCGGAAGTGGAATGGATTTGTTATCTATGGTTAAAGCAGATGTTTTTTTAACAGGAGATATAAAATACCATCAAGCACTTGAAGCTAAGGAAAATGGCATAAATTTAATAGACATAAATCACTATGAAAGTGAGCGATATTTTGGTGCTTCTTTGATGAAATATTTGCAAAATATTAAAATAAAAGTTATAATCACTAATTCAAAAAACCCATTTGTGTATTGTTAATAAAGGAATTATATGAATAAATATTTAGAGCAGTTGGTTAAGCTTTCAAAATTTGATAAAGACATAGATAGTTTTGGTCTTAGAGTTGAAGATGTTGAAAAGGTTTTAAGAGCTACAAGGCAAGAATTTGAAGAGTTAAACGAAAAGATAGAAAAGATAGATAATGATTTAGCTGAGTTAAAAACTCAAAAATCAAAAACAAATGCCCATATAGCTGAATTTTCAAATAAGATAAAAGATGTTTCAAAAAAGAGTTCATCTGCTAAAACTGAAAAAGAGGTAAAAGCTCTTGGTCTTGAAGAAGAGATAGCAAAAGAACAATTAGAAGCAGCTAATGAAGAGATAGCAAGACTTGAAAAAATTTCAGCAGCTAAATTAGAAGAAAAAGAAGAGTGTGAAGACAAAAAAGCTGAGCTTCAAACAAAGCTTAATGAGATAGAAAAAGAGATTAGTTCAGAGCTTGAAAGTATAGAAAAAGAGCGTGAAGAGATATATGCTCAGAAAAATAAACTAATATCTCAAATGAATCAAAAAATCATTACATTTTATGAAAAAATTAGAAAATGGGCTGGAAACACAGCTGTTGTTCCTGTTAGAAAACAGGCTTGTTATGGATGTTTTATGCAGATAAATGATAAAACTTTTTCATCTGTAATTAAGGCAGAAGATATAATCACTTGTCCTCATTGTGGAAGAATTTTATATAAAGAAACTAAATAGCATTTGATAGCGATTTATTATTTTTTGGCTCTGATAGCTTGGTTTATCGGAGCTATACCTTTACTTTTTTTAACAATCAAAAAAAAATATAGACATTCACTGCCGGCTAGATTTTTTCTTTTTAAAAATCCAAGGCTAAAATCATCTAATGTTCATTTTCATGCTTGTTCTTTTGGTGAGATAATTGCTTTAAAGTCAATTTTAAATCTTTTTGATAGCAAAGCTATAACCACAATAACAAAAACAGGATTTGATGAGGCTAGTAAAATTTGTAAAAATACACGTTTCTTACCATTTGAGATTTTTTTACCTTTTTGGTTAAAGCCAAGCAAAGTTTTAGTTATATTTGAAGCAGAGCTTTGGCTTATGCTTGTCTTTGTTGCTAAGATTCATAAAACAAAAATCATGCTTATAAATGCAAGAATTTCAGATAGAAGTTATCAAAGATATTTGAAATTTAGTTTTTTTTATAAAAAGATTTTTAGCTATATTGATGTAGTTTATACTCAAAGTGATATAGATAAAAAAAGACTGGAACAACTTGGAGCAAAAAATATAAAAATTTGCGGAAACATAAAATCAGCAAATGTCTTAAAGCCAAACAAAATTTATCAAAAACCAAAAGAGCGAACGATAATTTTTGCTAGCACACATAAAGGTGAAGAGGAATTATTGCTAAAAGATTTTAAATTATCAAAATCAGATAAGCTTCTTATCGCACCAAGACATCCTGAAAGATTTAATGAGGTTATATTGTTTACTAGTAAATGGTGTGATAATAACGGCTATGAGTTTAAAAAATTTAGTGAAAATAATGATATAAATGCCCAAGTTGTTGTGATAGACACTCTTGGAGAGCTTGTAAATTTATATGCTATAAGTGATATAGTTATTCTTTGTGGAAGTTTTTTGCCTGATATAGGCGGTCACAACCCAATAGAAGTAGCCCAATTTAACAATGTTCTTATAAGTGGTAATTATATTTTTAATCAAAAAGCTCTATTTTCAATGTTAGATGATGTTTATTTTGCTGATTATTCGCAGATAAATGAACTTTTAAATAAAAATCTAAAACAATGTTCTATCACAAACAAAGCGGATATAAAAGAAATAATACAAGATATCAAGGATACAATATGAATCAAGAAAAAGCTTATAAGCTACTAGCTTTACAAGAGGGAATTTCAAATAATGAAGCAAAAGAGCTTATAGATAGTGGACTTGTTTTTGCAAAAGGTCAAAAACTTGCCATAGCAAGAGCTATGTTAAATATCAATACAAAATTTACGGTTCAAAAACTACAAGAACCCAAAAAAATATTTGAAGATGAAAACCTAATAGCCATAGACAAACCAGCATTTATTACAAGTGAAAAGATAAGCGAAATGTATAAAACACCACTTTTACATAGACTTGATAGGGAGACAAGCGGTGTTTTGCTTCTAGTCAAAAATGAAGAATTTGCTAAAATAGCCATTAATGAGTTTAAAAATATGCGAGTTAAAAAGACATATGTAGCGGCTGTAAAAGGTATATTTAGCGAAGAAGTTTTGGTGAACGAGCCAATACTTACCATAAAAGGTAAAGGCGGTGCTATATCAAAGATATCAAAAGATGGCAAAGAAGCCATTAGTAGAGTTTCTCCTCTTATGGTTGTTGGTAAAAAAACTCTTTTAAAAGTTGAGATAGATACTGGTAGAACACATCAGATAAGAGTGCATTTGGCTAGCTTAAATGCTCCTATTGTAGGAGATGAAAAATACGGTAAAAATAGGGCGAATAGAATGTTTTTACATGCTTATAGTATCGAGATACTAAAATACAAATTTAAATCATTCTTGCCTAGCGAGTTTAATACTCTTGGTTTTGAAATTTCAAAAAAATATGAAATTTAAAGAGTGATAAAGAAAAGATTTTGTAAAATATGCCCTTTGTATATTAAATTTAATTTTTTAAGGAATGTAACTAGTGTTTGAACAAATAAGTGAATCTTTTAGATTAGCCCTAAGTAAAGTTCGTTTTGTTGATGACGAAAAAGCATTAAAAAATGCTATGGATGTTCTAAAAAAAGCACTATTAAAAGCAGATGTTCATCATAAAGTTACAAAAGATTTATTAGTATCTATAGAAAACGATATGAAACAAGGCACTATAGGGCAAAAACAATTTTTAGATGCTATAAAATCCAATCTAACAACAGTTTTAACAGCGCCGGGTAATCAAGGCTTTGTTTATGCTAGTGTTGCTCCTACTACAGTTTTGATGGCTGGTCTTCAAGGTTCAGGTAAGACAACCACCACTGTTAAGTTAGCAAGTTATTTAAAGCTTAGAAAAAAAAGAGTTTTGATAGCTGCTTGTGACTTACAAAGACTAGCAGCCGTTGAGCAGCTTCGCCAGCTTTGTGAAGCAAATGAGATAGACCTTTTTTATATAGAAAATGAAACAGACCCTAAAAAAGTAGCCAAAGAGGCACTATCTAAGGCTAAAAGCGGTCTTTATGATGTTTTATTGGTTGATACTGCTGGTCGTTTGGCTATAGATGAAAAGCTAATGCAAGAAATTCAAGATATAAAAAACATAGTAAATCCACATGAAATTTTTTATGTTGCTGATGCTATGAGTGGTCAAGATGGTGTAAAATCAGCATCTAAATTTAACGAAGTTTTAAATATTAGTGGTGTTATACTGTCTAAATTTGACTCTGATTCTAAGGGTGGTGTTGCTATAAGTGTTGCAAAACAGCTTCAAATCCCACTAAGATTTGTTGGTGTTGGTGAAAAAGTATCCGACCTAGAAAGCTTTATCCCAGATAGAATCGTAAGTAGGATCATGGGTGAGGGCGACTTAGCTACACTTGTTGAGAAAACTAGCACGATTATAGATGAAAAAGAGGCAAAAAGATTAAGCCAGAAGATTAAAAAAGGTCGGTTTAACTTCAATGATTTTTTAGATCAGATGGAAAGTGTAAAAAAACTAGGCTCTATGAAATCACTTTTAGGTATGATACCTGGAATGTCAAATATGGCAAATCAGATAAAAGATATAGACCTTGAAAACTCAAAAGAGATACTACACATAAGAGCTATGATAAACTCAATGACAAAAAAAGAGAGAGAAAATCCTGATTTGTTAAATAACAGTAGAAAAAGGCGTTTAGCTGCTGGTTCTGGGCTTTCTCAGGTGGAAGTAAATCGCTTTTTAAAACAGTTTGAAAATGCATCTAAACTAGCTAAGAAATTTTCAGGCAAGGGTGGTGCAAAAGGACTTGCAAATATGCTAGCCCAAGCTAATCTAAAAAGACCTGTTTAAGGTTTAAATTTATATATCTTTTAGATATATAAATTTAAACCTTATTTATAAAAATTTTAAAAGGAGATAAAGTATGGCAACAGTTGTAAGACTAACTAGAATGGGAAGAAAGAAAAGACCATTTTACCGTGTAGTTGTGACAGATAGCAGAAAAAGACGTGATAGTGGCTGGATAGAGAGCATAGGTTATTATAACCCTATGGTTGAGCCTGAAGTTATAAATATAAACGAAGAAAGACTTGCTTATTGGAAAAGCGTAGGTGCTAAACTTAGCGATAGAGTTGCACAAATAACTAAAAAATAATCAGATCAAATATGGTTGAAAATTTTTTATACGAATATGCTAAACTTATAGCGGATTATCCTGACAAGATAACCGTTGAGAAAAAAAATCTCGATAATGATTTTTGCGAGATTATAGTTCATGCAGATAAAGTTGATACCGGTAAACTTATTGGCAAAGATGGTAGGATGATAAATGCTATAAAAACCGTTATAATAGGTTGTAAGGCAAAAGATCCAACAAGTTATAGAATAACGGTAAAACCACTTGGAGAATGATTTTTTAGAAGTCGCTACACTTGGAAGAAGTGTCGGGCTAAAAGGCTATGTAAAGCTTTATAACAAGAGCGACTTTCCTGAACAGTTTAAAAAAAATGCAAAATTTTTTGATAAAGATGGCAAAGAATTTATTTTAAAAGATTTTAATAAAATAAATTCTAGTGCGCTTTTTTTTGGTTTTGAAGATATAGAACTAGCAAAAGAACTTACAAATAAAATTCTATATACAACAAAAGAACTCACAAGAAAGACATGTAAGCTTAAAAAAGATGAGTTTTTTTATTTTGATATATTATCACTTGCTGTAGTTGAAGATGATGAAGAACTAGGTGTTGTTGTGGATATACAAGATATTTCCAAGGATAGACTTCTTGAAGTTAGAACGGATAAAATTTTAGTCGATGCTGGACTTCCTAAGACATTTTTTATCCCATATATTGATAATTTTATCTTAAATGTTGATTTGTCACAAAAAACTATTTATGTTAAAAACTCAAGAGCAATACTTGAAAATTCATGAAATTTACATTTGTAACTCTTTTTGAAAGCATCGTTAAGCCATATTTTAATGATTCTATTTTACATCGTGCAGTAAAATCAAATTTCATTGATTTAGATTTTGTAAATCCAAGAGATTATACAAAAGATATACACAAGAAAGTAGATGAATATATGGTTGGTGGTGGTGCAGGATTATTGATGTCTTGTCAGCCATTAAACGATACTTTGCTCTCTATAAAACAAAAAAATGCTCAAACACACTTTATTTTTTTAACCCCTGTAGGTAAAAAATTTAACCAAAATGATGCAAAAAGATTATCCAAAAAACCTCACATTTGCTTTGTTTGTGGAAGATATGAGGGTATTGATGAGCGTGTAATTGAGCTTTGGGCTGATGAAGTTTTTAGCATAGGAGATTTTGTATTAACAGGCGGCGAACTTGGTGCTTTGTGT from the Campylobacter pinnipediorum subsp. pinnipediorum genome contains:
- the rpsP gene encoding 30S ribosomal protein S16 gives rise to the protein MATVVRLTRMGRKKRPFYRVVVTDSRKRRDSGWIESIGYYNPMVEPEVININEERLAYWKSVGAKLSDRVAQITKK
- a CDS encoding KH domain-containing protein encodes the protein MVENFLYEYAKLIADYPDKITVEKKNLDNDFCEIIVHADKVDTGKLIGKDGRMINAIKTVIIGCKAKDPTSYRITVKPLGE
- a CDS encoding Nif3-like dinuclear metal center hexameric protein; protein product: MKIKEIYDILNQIAPFESQEKWDNSGVLIGNMQSEFERIYLSLDLDSELIDEVLPNSLIITHHPLIFRGLKNISLDAYPSSIIAKMITKNITLISMHTNYDKFVLNEYFTKDILGFDIVKKDDFLIYCDVDFKFSELVDFVKQKLDIKQIKTTFVKQDIKNVAICTGSGMDLLSMVKADVFLTGDIKYHQALEAKENGINLIDINHYESERYFGASLMKYLQNIKIKVIITNSKNPFVYC
- a CDS encoding RluA family pseudouridine synthase, which gives rise to MNQEKAYKLLALQEGISNNEAKELIDSGLVFAKGQKLAIARAMLNINTKFTVQKLQEPKKIFEDENLIAIDKPAFITSEKISEMYKTPLLHRLDRETSGVLLLVKNEEFAKIAINEFKNMRVKKTYVAAVKGIFSEEVLVNEPILTIKGKGGAISKISKDGKEAISRVSPLMVVGKKTLLKVEIDTGRTHQIRVHLASLNAPIVGDEKYGKNRANRMFLHAYSIEILKYKFKSFLPSEFNTLGFEISKKYEI
- the rimM gene encoding ribosome maturation factor RimM (Essential for efficient processing of 16S rRNA), giving the protein MENDFLEVATLGRSVGLKGYVKLYNKSDFPEQFKKNAKFFDKDGKEFILKDFNKINSSALFFGFEDIELAKELTNKILYTTKELTRKTCKLKKDEFFYFDILSLAVVEDDEELGVVVDIQDISKDRLLEVRTDKILVDAGLPKTFFIPYIDNFILNVDLSQKTIYVKNSRAILENS
- the glyQ gene encoding glycine--tRNA ligase subunit alpha, encoding MTFSEIILNLQSYWQENGCVILQPYDMPAGAGTYHQATFLRSLGKKPWAAAYVAPSRRPTDGRYGENPNRLGAYYQFQVLIKPSPENIQELYLKSLERLGLDLKKHDIRFVEDNWESPTLGAWGLGWEVWLDGMEVTQFTYFQQVGGIACELVSGEITYGLERLAMYLQNKDNVYDIVWDDKNNLVTYGDVHKQGEYEWSKYNFEVADVNMLFAQFDNAFNECKRALDAEIALPAYDYCMLAAHTFNVLDARGAISVTQRQDYILKIRELAKSCALTYLKSQEQK
- the trmD gene encoding tRNA (guanosine(37)-N1)-methyltransferase TrmD; translation: MKFTFVTLFESIVKPYFNDSILHRAVKSNFIDLDFVNPRDYTKDIHKKVDEYMVGGGAGLLMSCQPLNDTLLSIKQKNAQTHFIFLTPVGKKFNQNDAKRLSKKPHICFVCGRYEGIDERVIELWADEVFSIGDFVLTGGELGALCLCDAISRNVDGVLGNPDSLCVESFEENLLEAPSFTKPNIFLNLGVVSEFLKGNHDKIQALKNQMASCKTRFFRPDLYRKIKPHIKEKHEK
- the purE gene encoding 5-(carboxyamino)imidazole ribonucleotide mutase, with protein sequence MKFVSIMMGSKSDYDIVSEATRMFDKFGIKYELIITSAHRSPERTQEYIKQAEEKGVQVFIAAAGMAAHLAGAVAANTTKPVIGVPMDASALNGVDALYSTVQMPSGMPVATLAIGKAGIINSVYLAMQILALNDDDLAKKLKDDREAKKEALKQDSAKVEVML
- the waaA gene encoding lipid IV(A) 3-deoxy-D-manno-octulosonic acid transferase; translation: MIAIYYFLALIAWFIGAIPLLFLTIKKKYRHSLPARFFLFKNPRLKSSNVHFHACSFGEIIALKSILNLFDSKAITTITKTGFDEASKICKNTRFLPFEIFLPFWLKPSKVLVIFEAELWLMLVFVAKIHKTKIMLINARISDRSYQRYLKFSFFYKKIFSYIDVVYTQSDIDKKRLEQLGAKNIKICGNIKSANVLKPNKIYQKPKERTIIFASTHKGEEELLLKDFKLSKSDKLLIAPRHPERFNEVILFTSKWCDNNGYEFKKFSENNDINAQVVVIDTLGELVNLYAISDIVILCGSFLPDIGGHNPIEVAQFNNVLISGNYIFNQKALFSMLDDVYFADYSQINELLNKNLKQCSITNKADIKEIIQDIKDTI
- the ffh gene encoding signal recognition particle protein, whose translation is MFEQISESFRLALSKVRFVDDEKALKNAMDVLKKALLKADVHHKVTKDLLVSIENDMKQGTIGQKQFLDAIKSNLTTVLTAPGNQGFVYASVAPTTVLMAGLQGSGKTTTTVKLASYLKLRKKRVLIAACDLQRLAAVEQLRQLCEANEIDLFYIENETDPKKVAKEALSKAKSGLYDVLLVDTAGRLAIDEKLMQEIQDIKNIVNPHEIFYVADAMSGQDGVKSASKFNEVLNISGVILSKFDSDSKGGVAISVAKQLQIPLRFVGVGEKVSDLESFIPDRIVSRIMGEGDLATLVEKTSTIIDEKEAKRLSQKIKKGRFNFNDFLDQMESVKKLGSMKSLLGMIPGMSNMANQIKDIDLENSKEILHIRAMINSMTKKERENPDLLNNSRKRRLAAGSGLSQVEVNRFLKQFENASKLAKKFSGKGGAKGLANMLAQANLKRPV
- a CDS encoding DUF3972 domain-containing protein; translation: MQTFLKIDEFCKLVHLNREVIDEMIQRGVLNTRKDGDEIYIEASQGTMSIVPSSNANLTQNMQALPGESFVEKTIGTILNLHEKVLDAKDETLETLKNENKFLKEALFSMQELYDEDRKSIQTLTTQLKISQDEVEFLKRKYKLMWNKAVDNFKET
- a CDS encoding zinc ribbon domain-containing protein; protein product: MNKYLEQLVKLSKFDKDIDSFGLRVEDVEKVLRATRQEFEELNEKIEKIDNDLAELKTQKSKTNAHIAEFSNKIKDVSKKSSSAKTEKEVKALGLEEEIAKEQLEAANEEIARLEKISAAKLEEKEECEDKKAELQTKLNEIEKEISSELESIEKEREEIYAQKNKLISQMNQKIITFYEKIRKWAGNTAVVPVRKQACYGCFMQINDKTFSSVIKAEDIITCPHCGRILYKETK